A section of the Streptomyces sp. SCL15-4 genome encodes:
- the leuD gene encoding 3-isopropylmalate dehydratase small subunit → MEAFTTHTGRAVPLRRGNVDTDQIIPAHWLKKVTRDGFEDGLFEAWRKDPEFVLNRPERQGATVLVAGPDFGTGSSREHAVWALQNYGFKTVISSRFADIFRGNSLKNGLLTVVLDQEIVDALWELTEADPTAEVTVDLQAREVRAEGITASFELDENSRWRLLNGLDDISITLRNESDIATYEAGRPAYKPRTLPV, encoded by the coding sequence ATGGAAGCCTTCACCACCCACACCGGCCGGGCCGTCCCGCTGCGCCGCGGCAACGTGGACACCGACCAGATCATCCCTGCTCACTGGCTCAAGAAGGTCACCCGCGACGGCTTCGAGGACGGGTTGTTCGAGGCCTGGCGCAAGGACCCCGAGTTCGTGCTCAACCGGCCCGAGCGGCAGGGCGCCACGGTCCTGGTCGCCGGACCCGACTTCGGCACCGGCTCCTCGCGCGAGCACGCCGTCTGGGCGCTGCAGAACTACGGCTTCAAAACCGTGATCTCCTCCCGCTTCGCCGACATCTTCCGCGGCAACTCGCTGAAGAACGGCCTGCTCACGGTGGTCCTCGACCAGGAGATCGTGGACGCGCTGTGGGAGCTGACGGAAGCGGACCCCACCGCCGAGGTCACGGTGGACCTCCAGGCGCGCGAGGTGCGCGCCGAGGGCATCACCGCCTCCTTCGAGCTGGACGAGAACTCCCGCTGGCGGCTGCTGAACGGCCTGGACGACATCTCCATCACGCTCCGGAACGAGTCGGACATCGCCACCTACGAGGCCGGCCGCCCCGCCTACAAGCCGCGGACCCTCCCGGTCTGA
- the leuC gene encoding 3-isopropylmalate dehydratase large subunit, which produces MGRTLAEKVWDDHVVRRAEGEPDLLYIDLHLLHEVTSPQAFDGLRKSGRKVRRLDLTIATEDHNTPTLDIDKPIADPVSRAQLETLRKNCADFGVRLHPLGDVEQGVVHVVGPQLGLTQPGTTVVCGDSHTSTHGAFGALAFGIGTSQVEHVLATQTLPMARPKTMAITVEGELPDGVTAKDLILAIIARIGTGGGQGYVLEYRGSAIEKLSMEARMTICNMSIEAGARAGMIAPDEITFDYLKGRPHAPEGADWDAAVAYWKTLRTDDDAVFDAEVVIDATELSPFVTWGTNPGQGAPLSASVPDPASYEDASERLAAEKALEYMGLAAGQPLRSIGVDTVFVGSCTNGRIEDLRAAAGILRGRKVADGVRMLVVPGSARVGLQAVSEGLDVVFKEAGAEWRHAGCSMCLGMNPDQLAPGERSASTSNRNFEGRQGKGGRTHLVSPQVAAATAVLGHLASPADLTDVPAGVR; this is translated from the coding sequence ATGGGTAGGACACTCGCGGAGAAGGTCTGGGACGACCATGTCGTCCGGCGCGCCGAGGGCGAGCCCGACCTCCTCTACATCGATCTGCACCTGCTGCACGAGGTGACCAGCCCCCAGGCCTTCGACGGCCTGCGCAAGAGCGGCCGGAAGGTCCGCCGCCTCGACCTCACCATCGCGACCGAGGACCACAACACCCCGACCCTCGACATCGACAAGCCGATCGCCGACCCGGTCTCCCGGGCCCAGCTGGAGACCCTGCGCAAGAACTGCGCCGACTTCGGCGTACGGCTGCACCCGCTCGGCGACGTCGAGCAGGGCGTCGTGCACGTCGTCGGCCCGCAGCTGGGCCTGACCCAGCCCGGTACCACGGTCGTCTGCGGCGACTCGCACACCTCCACGCACGGTGCCTTCGGCGCGCTGGCGTTCGGCATCGGCACCTCGCAGGTGGAGCACGTGCTGGCCACCCAGACGCTGCCCATGGCCCGCCCGAAGACCATGGCCATCACCGTCGAGGGCGAGCTGCCCGACGGCGTCACCGCCAAGGACCTGATCCTGGCGATCATCGCGCGGATCGGCACCGGCGGCGGCCAGGGCTACGTCCTGGAGTACCGCGGCTCCGCCATCGAGAAGCTCTCGATGGAGGCCCGGATGACCATCTGCAACATGTCGATCGAGGCCGGTGCCCGCGCGGGCATGATCGCGCCCGACGAGATCACCTTCGACTATCTGAAGGGCCGCCCGCACGCCCCCGAGGGCGCCGACTGGGACGCGGCCGTCGCGTACTGGAAGACGCTGCGCACCGACGACGACGCGGTCTTCGACGCCGAGGTCGTCATCGACGCCACCGAGCTGTCGCCGTTCGTCACCTGGGGCACCAACCCCGGCCAGGGCGCGCCGCTTTCGGCGTCCGTCCCCGACCCGGCTTCGTACGAAGACGCTTCGGAGCGCCTGGCCGCCGAAAAGGCCCTGGAGTACATGGGGTTGGCGGCCGGACAGCCGCTGCGCTCCATCGGCGTGGACACCGTCTTCGTAGGCTCGTGCACCAACGGCCGCATCGAGGACCTGCGCGCCGCCGCCGGCATCCTGCGCGGCCGCAAAGTCGCCGACGGCGTACGGATGCTGGTCGTCCCCGGCTCCGCGCGCGTGGGTCTCCAGGCCGTCTCCGAGGGTCTGGACGTGGTCTTCAAGGAGGCCGGCGCCGAATGGCGGCACGCGGGCTGCTCGATGTGCCTCGGCATGAACCCCGACCAGCTGGCCCCGGGCGAGCGCTCCGCCTCCACCTCCAACCGCAACTTCGAGGGACGGCAGGGCAAGGGCGGCCGTACGCACCTGGTGTCGCCGCAGGTCGCGGCGGCCACCGCCGTCCTGGGCCACCTGGCCTCCCCGGCCGACCTGACCGACGTCCCCGCTGGAGTCCGATAA
- the ndgR gene encoding IclR family transcriptional regulator NdgR, with translation MDNSSGVGVLDKAALVLSALESGPATLAGLVGATGLARPTAHRLAVALEHHRMVARDMQGRFILGPRLAELAAAAGEDRLLATAGPVLTHLRDVTGESAQLYRRQGDMRICVAAAERLSGLRDTVPVGSTLTMKAGSSAQILMAWEEPERLHRGLQGARFTATALSGVRRRGWAQSIGEREPGVASVSAPVRGPSNRVVAAVSVSGPIERLTRHPGRMHAQAVIDAAARLSEALRRSG, from the coding sequence ATGGACAACAGTAGCGGCGTCGGCGTTCTGGACAAGGCGGCCCTCGTCCTGAGCGCTCTGGAGTCCGGTCCGGCCACCCTCGCGGGTCTGGTCGGCGCCACCGGACTGGCACGACCCACGGCCCACCGCCTGGCCGTGGCCCTGGAACACCACCGCATGGTGGCACGCGACATGCAGGGCCGGTTCATCCTCGGCCCGCGCCTCGCCGAGCTGGCGGCGGCCGCGGGCGAGGACCGCCTGCTGGCGACGGCGGGCCCCGTGCTCACCCACCTCCGCGATGTCACCGGCGAGAGCGCGCAGCTGTACCGGCGCCAGGGTGACATGCGGATCTGCGTGGCAGCGGCGGAACGTCTCTCCGGCCTGCGCGACACCGTCCCGGTCGGCTCCACGCTCACCATGAAGGCGGGCTCCTCGGCGCAGATCCTGATGGCCTGGGAGGAGCCCGAGCGGCTGCACCGGGGCCTGCAGGGCGCCCGCTTCACGGCGACGGCCCTGTCGGGCGTACGGCGGCGCGGCTGGGCCCAGTCCATCGGCGAGCGCGAGCCCGGCGTCGCGTCCGTCTCCGCGCCCGTGCGCGGCCCCTCCAACCGCGTGGTGGCCGCGGTCTCCGTCTCCGGCCCCATCGAGCGCCTGACCCGCCACCCGGGCCGCATGCACGCCCAGGCGGTCATCGACGCGGCGGCCCGCCTCTCGGAGGCCCTGCGCCGCTCGGGCTGA
- a CDS encoding DUF4188 domain-containing protein: MVSRTTADARGEVVVLLIGMRVNRFRAVRLWLPVMLGMLRMLRELERDPGRGLLAKVLLTASPRTYYVVQYWESKEKLYAYATAPDAFHHKAWTRLNRLERAGRLRGEVGIWHETYVVPEGSYEAVYGDMPAFGLAAAHGQVPLEKRGRYAKDRFAHRSAGAEDA; this comes from the coding sequence ATGGTGTCCCGTACCACCGCCGACGCGCGGGGCGAGGTCGTCGTCCTGCTGATCGGCATGCGCGTCAACCGTTTCCGGGCCGTGCGGCTGTGGCTGCCGGTGATGCTCGGCATGCTCCGCATGCTCCGCGAACTGGAGCGGGACCCCGGGCGGGGCCTGCTGGCCAAGGTCCTGCTGACGGCGTCGCCGCGGACGTACTACGTCGTGCAGTACTGGGAGTCGAAGGAGAAGCTGTACGCCTACGCCACGGCGCCGGACGCGTTCCACCACAAGGCGTGGACGCGGCTGAACCGCTTGGAGCGGGCGGGGAGGCTGCGCGGGGAGGTGGGGATCTGGCACGAGACGTACGTCGTGCCGGAGGGGTCGTACGAGGCGGTCTACGGGGACATGCCGGCGTTCGGACTGGCGGCGGCGCACGGTCAGGTTCCGCTGGAGAAGCGGGGCCGCTATGCCAAGGACCGGTTCGCTCATCGGTCGGCCGGAGCGGAGGACGCCTAG
- a CDS encoding MerR family transcriptional regulator gives MRLAELSRRSGVSTATIKYYLREGLLPPGRQVNTTTAEYDEEHLRRLRLVRAMIQVGRLPVATVREVLGHVDDDSLGRSIRLGAALWALPQVPEPDEEDEYVQAAHREVAALLDRLGWLNAKLLATISPAYRSLVVGVAAFRRLGYDWGAERLAPYAELMHRTAVLDLDNLETQPTEAERIEFAVLGAIVNEPLLRALHRLAQEEESARRYGFG, from the coding sequence ATGCGGCTTGCCGAGCTGAGCAGACGCAGCGGTGTGTCCACCGCGACGATCAAGTACTACCTGCGCGAGGGCCTGTTGCCGCCGGGCCGCCAGGTCAACACGACGACCGCGGAGTACGACGAGGAGCACCTGCGCCGGCTGCGGCTGGTGCGCGCGATGATCCAGGTGGGCCGGCTGCCGGTGGCGACGGTCCGCGAGGTGCTGGGGCACGTGGACGACGACTCCCTGGGCCGCTCCATCCGCCTGGGCGCGGCCCTGTGGGCGCTGCCGCAGGTGCCGGAGCCGGACGAGGAGGACGAGTACGTCCAGGCCGCGCACCGGGAGGTCGCCGCGCTGCTGGACCGGCTCGGCTGGCTCAACGCCAAGCTGCTCGCGACCATCTCCCCCGCGTACCGCTCGCTGGTGGTGGGGGTGGCCGCGTTCCGCCGGCTCGGCTACGACTGGGGCGCGGAACGGCTCGCGCCGTACGCCGAGTTGATGCACCGGACGGCCGTGCTGGACCTGGACAACCTGGAGACGCAGCCGACGGAGGCGGAGCGGATCGAGTTCGCGGTCCTGGGGGCGATCGTCAACGAGCCGCTGCTGCGGGCTCTGCACCGGCTGGCCCAGGAGGAGGAGTCGGCGCGGCGGTACGGCTTCGGCTGA
- a CDS encoding HAD family hydrolase, producing MTIRAVVWDVDDTLFDYTTADRAGMRAHLLAEGLLAAYGDVERALVRWREITDVQWARFSAGEVDFVTQRRDRTRVFVGRDLTDDEADAWFGRYLVHYEAAWSLFPDVLPALDALAAGHRHAVLSNSSITVQEHKLRTLGLLDRFESVLCAAELGVSKPEAGAFLAACEALGLPPHEVAYVGDHPEIDGRGAAEAGLLSVWIDRGTVLARPAGQPLAHRITTLAELPALVRADTRFGAPSTFG from the coding sequence ATGACCATCAGAGCCGTCGTCTGGGACGTGGACGACACCCTCTTCGACTACACGACCGCGGACCGGGCGGGCATGCGGGCCCATCTGCTGGCCGAGGGGCTGCTCGCCGCGTACGGCGACGTGGAGCGGGCGCTGGTGCGCTGGCGGGAGATCACCGACGTCCAGTGGGCCCGGTTCTCCGCCGGAGAGGTGGATTTCGTCACACAGCGTCGCGACCGCACCCGCGTCTTCGTGGGCCGGGACCTCACCGACGACGAGGCCGACGCCTGGTTCGGCCGCTATCTGGTCCACTACGAGGCCGCCTGGAGCCTGTTCCCGGACGTCCTGCCCGCCCTGGACGCCCTCGCGGCCGGCCACCGGCACGCGGTGCTCTCCAACTCCAGCATCACGGTCCAGGAGCACAAGCTGCGCACCCTCGGCCTCCTCGACCGCTTCGAATCCGTCCTGTGCGCGGCCGAGCTGGGCGTCTCCAAACCGGAGGCGGGCGCCTTCCTGGCGGCCTGCGAGGCACTGGGCCTGCCACCGCACGAGGTGGCCTACGTCGGGGACCACCCGGAGATCGACGGCCGGGGCGCCGCCGAGGCCGGGCTGCTGTCCGTGTGGATCGACCGCGGGACCGTCCTGGCGCGACCCGCCGGACAGCCCCTCGCGCACCGGATCACGACCCTCGCCGAACTCCCCGCGCTCGTCCGCGCCGATACCCGTTTTGGAGCCCCGTCCACCTTCGGGTAA
- the gltX gene encoding glutamate--tRNA ligase — MASAPSPKLSAPLEQGAPPRVRFCPSPTGNPHVGLVRTALFNWAFARHHQGTLVFRIEDTDAARDSEESYNQLLDAMRWLGFDWDEGPEVGGPHAPYRQSQRMDLYKDVAGKLLDGGYAYHCYCSQEELDTRREAARAAGRPSGYDGHCRELTAEQVEQYKAQGREPIVRFRMPDETITFTDLVRGELTFTPENVPDYGIVRANGAPLYTLVNPVDDALMEITHVLRGEDLLSSTPRQIALYKALIELGVAQRVPEFGHLPYVMGEGNKKLSKRDPQSSLNLYREQGFLPEGLLNYLSLLGWSLSADKDIFTIEEMVQAFDISDVNPNPARFDLKKCEAINGDHIRMLTAAEFTERCRPWLGAPFAPWAPEDFDEAKWQAIAPHAQTRLKVLSEITANVDFLFLPEPVFDEASWTKAMKEGSDALLRTAREKLEAADWTSAESLKEAVLAAGEAHGLKLGKAQAPVRVAVTGRTVGLPLFESLEVLGKDATLARIDAALARLTA, encoded by the coding sequence GTGGCTAGCGCACCCTCCCCCAAGCTCTCGGCTCCGCTCGAGCAGGGGGCACCCCCCCGCGTCCGTTTCTGTCCCTCGCCCACCGGTAACCCGCACGTGGGCCTGGTGCGCACCGCCCTGTTCAACTGGGCGTTCGCCCGGCACCACCAGGGCACCCTGGTCTTCCGCATCGAGGACACCGACGCGGCCCGCGACTCCGAGGAGTCCTACAACCAGCTCCTCGACGCGATGCGCTGGCTCGGCTTCGACTGGGACGAGGGCCCCGAGGTCGGCGGCCCGCACGCGCCGTACCGCCAGTCGCAGCGGATGGACCTCTACAAGGACGTCGCCGGCAAGCTCCTCGACGGTGGCTACGCCTACCACTGCTACTGCTCCCAGGAGGAGCTGGACACCCGCCGCGAGGCCGCCCGCGCCGCCGGCCGGCCCTCCGGCTACGACGGCCACTGCCGCGAGCTGACCGCCGAGCAGGTCGAGCAGTACAAGGCGCAGGGCCGTGAGCCCATCGTCCGGTTCCGGATGCCGGACGAGACGATCACGTTCACCGACCTGGTCCGCGGCGAGCTGACCTTCACCCCGGAGAACGTGCCCGACTACGGCATCGTCCGCGCGAACGGCGCCCCGCTGTACACGCTGGTCAACCCGGTCGACGACGCCCTGATGGAGATCACCCACGTCCTGCGCGGCGAGGACCTGCTCTCCTCCACCCCGCGCCAGATCGCGCTGTACAAGGCGCTGATCGAGCTGGGCGTCGCCCAGCGCGTCCCGGAGTTCGGCCACCTGCCCTACGTCATGGGCGAGGGCAACAAGAAGCTGTCCAAGCGCGACCCGCAGTCCTCGCTGAACCTCTACCGCGAGCAGGGCTTCCTGCCCGAGGGACTGCTCAACTACCTGTCGCTGCTGGGCTGGTCGCTCTCCGCCGACAAGGACATCTTCACGATCGAGGAGATGGTCCAGGCCTTCGACATCTCCGACGTCAACCCCAACCCGGCGCGCTTCGACCTGAAGAAGTGCGAGGCGATCAACGGCGACCACATCCGCATGCTGACGGCGGCGGAGTTCACCGAGCGCTGCCGGCCGTGGCTGGGAGCCCCGTTCGCGCCCTGGGCGCCGGAGGACTTCGACGAGGCCAAGTGGCAGGCGATCGCCCCGCATGCCCAGACCCGCCTGAAGGTCCTGTCGGAGATCACCGCCAACGTCGACTTCCTCTTCCTGCCGGAGCCGGTCTTCGACGAGGCGAGCTGGACGAAGGCGATGAAGGAGGGCTCCGACGCCCTGCTGCGCACGGCCCGCGAGAAGCTGGAAGCGGCGGACTGGACCTCGGCCGAGTCGCTGAAGGAGGCCGTCCTGGCCGCCGGCGAGGCGCACGGACTCAAGCTCGGCAAGGCCCAGGCGCCGGTCCGCGTGGCCGTCACCGGCCGCACCGTCGGCCTGCCCCTGTTCGAGTCCCTGGAGGTCCTGGGCAAGGACGCGACGCTGGCCAGGATCGACGCGGCCCTGGCCAGGCTCACCGCGTAA
- a CDS encoding fumarylacetoacetate hydrolase family protein, producing the protein MRIARFSIDGNVAFGAVEGDKQDELVLDIIKGIPFADYELSGTKVPLSKVRLLPPVLPNKVVAFGRNYAEHARELGNEVPEAPFAFFKPSTSVIGPGDEIRYPSFSRELHHEAELAVVIGRMCREVPRERVKDVILGYTCANDVTARDVQKREKQWARAKGFDSSCPLGPWVETGLDLARAGDLTIQLTVNGEQRQLGRTSEMIHSIEDLVVNISEAMTLLPGDVILTGTPAGVGPLNVGDEVAVTIEGIGTLTNKVVKRG; encoded by the coding sequence GTGCGCATCGCCAGGTTCTCCATCGACGGGAACGTAGCCTTCGGCGCGGTCGAGGGCGACAAGCAGGACGAACTCGTCCTCGACATCATCAAGGGCATCCCGTTCGCGGACTACGAACTGTCCGGGACGAAGGTGCCGCTGAGCAAGGTCCGCCTGCTCCCGCCGGTGCTCCCCAACAAGGTCGTGGCCTTCGGCCGCAACTACGCCGAGCACGCGCGCGAGCTGGGCAACGAGGTTCCCGAGGCGCCGTTCGCCTTCTTCAAGCCGTCCACCTCGGTGATCGGCCCCGGCGACGAGATCCGGTACCCGTCGTTCTCCCGGGAGCTGCACCACGAGGCCGAGCTGGCCGTCGTGATCGGCCGCATGTGCCGCGAGGTCCCGCGCGAGCGCGTCAAGGACGTCATCCTCGGCTACACCTGCGCCAACGACGTCACCGCCCGCGACGTGCAGAAGCGCGAGAAGCAGTGGGCCCGGGCCAAGGGCTTCGACAGCTCCTGCCCGCTCGGCCCCTGGGTGGAGACCGGCCTCGACCTCGCCCGCGCGGGCGACCTGACCATCCAGCTCACCGTCAACGGCGAACAGCGCCAGCTGGGCCGCACGAGCGAGATGATCCACTCCATCGAGGACCTGGTCGTCAACATCTCGGAGGCCATGACGCTGCTCCCCGGCGACGTCATCCTCACCGGAACCCCCGCGGGGGTCGGCCCCCTGAACGTCGGCGACGAGGTCGCCGTCACCATCGAAGGCATCGGCACTCTCACCAACAAGGTTGTCAAGCGTGGCTAG
- a CDS encoding roadblock/LC7 domain-containing protein — MSQAAQNLNWLITNFVDNTPGVSHTVVVSADGLLLAMSEGFPRDRADQLAAVASGLTSLTAGASRIFEGGTVAQTVVEMERGFLFLMSISDGSSLAVLAHPDADIGLVGYEMALLVDRAGAVLTPDLRAELQGSLLH; from the coding sequence ATGAGCCAGGCGGCACAGAACCTGAACTGGTTGATCACCAACTTCGTGGACAACACCCCTGGGGTGTCCCACACAGTGGTGGTCTCCGCCGACGGCCTTCTGCTGGCGATGTCCGAAGGCTTCCCGAGAGACCGCGCCGACCAGCTGGCGGCCGTCGCCTCCGGGCTGACCTCGCTGACGGCCGGGGCGTCCCGGATCTTCGAGGGCGGCACCGTGGCACAGACGGTCGTCGAGATGGAGCGCGGGTTCCTCTTCCTGATGTCCATCTCGGACGGGTCGTCCCTCGCGGTCCTGGCCCACCCGGACGCGGACATCGGCCTCGTCGGCTACGAGATGGCACTGCTCGTCGACCGCGCGGGTGCGGTACTCACCCCGGACCTGCG